A window of Onychostoma macrolepis isolate SWU-2019 chromosome 24, ASM1243209v1, whole genome shotgun sequence genomic DNA:
tatatatatatatatatatatatatatatatatatatatatatatatatatatatatatatatatatatatatatatatatatatatatatatatgtcagtGGCCCTTGGCTTGATATTGTTGGCAAAATTCGGCCCTCGGCAGAAACTAATTGAGGAACCCTGATCTACGTCACATCCCATGGGACACCTCTTTCTGCTACTAAATTACTCCGCAggaaacatgcaaatgaggcCCTTTCCAAGCGACCAGAAGAGGGCGCTGAACAGAAATGAATTGAATGAACTTTAacccaattaaaaaaaaacgacttaaattaatttacatatattacattaaaacacTGGAATATGGTCATTTGCAATAACAAATCTAAATAACGCTGAAACGATAAAAACAATAAACGAGTAACACGACATATAAAAACGTAAAGAACAGGTGCTAGACTTCAGCATTTGTTTATCGATTAAATGACCATTTAATCCTCCTACAAAGTCACCGACCTATGTAAAAAGGGTTTACTGCATAACAAAATAGTTAATCATTAATAACCTACTGATATCTAAAAAAACCTGGCCGGCGAAACTcacacagaacaaaaacacaacacactgcCAATATAAAAGGCAGCTTTATCAGCATATGAGGTTTTTAAGATCGAAATGACAGCATGCAGCTAAACTGGGAGTGCAAGGTAATTAAAAAGAGAGCTGGAAACGTAATTTAAGCATGGTCAAGGCCAATAACGGATGATGCTTAACCACATCAGCTATGAAAAACGTAATCGGTATAAAACACCCCACACATCTCCACCATCCATCGTCTCCAGCACACCACAGATCATCACGCCTCAGATTATCATTACAGAAAGCATCAGAAAGCATCATCCATACCTGCTGTTTATTGATGTTACTGATGACGGGAACAAAGTGACGGGCTCCTCTCCTCCCTTCTGCTTTTCAGGagcataaacataaaaaataattactaataagcGCGTAATAACCCCAATATAGATGCTGAGGCTTCACTGGTATGAAGCGTAACTGGAAGTACCTTTGATACAAACTGCGAAAGAATGTAACAGATACAGCGAAGAGGGCGGGAAACAAGCGGCTCGGAAGTGAGCTGTGGTTGGTCAGAAGGCAATGACGTTCCTGTGGAACTGCTTGACGAAAGAGTTGGCCAATGAGCGGATAGAATGCCGCGCAAAGCGTTGGAGGCTTCGCTGTGATTGGCCGTCACAGCTGTCAATCAAGGATTACGGCCAAGCAGCAGTGACATGGTTTACAGTCTGAGCTTGGGTGTGGAGTGaggagaataaaacacaaatattttggtGTTACTATCAAGCAGAGGTAAATGAGCGTGCAAAACCGTTTTATCAAAGTCATATATAACCTCTACTATGATTATGTGGTCagtttagtttatatatatgtatatgagaatgagctttattgccaggtatgtttacacatacgaggaatttgttatagtgacagaagctccacagtgcgacagaatgacagcgacaggacacagataataaaaagaataatatacaaaatagcacagtatataatatagacaagtatgtatgtatgatatgtacacatttgaaatgtaaataagtatgtgtgttaagtaaataatgtatgatagtgttgtgtgttccacgtttattgtcaggtgttcataaGATGGATTGCTTGGGGGAAGAAACTGATCCTGTGCTGGTCGTtatggtgctcagagctctgtagcgtccaCCAGACGGTAACGGTTCAaaagggagtgtgctggatgtgaggggtccagagtgactttgccagcccttttgctcactctggataagtacagttcttggagagtagggagggttgtaccaatgattcgctcagcagtccggactaccctctgtagtcttctgaggtcagatttggtagctgagcagaaccagacagttattgaagtgcagaggacggattcaatgatggcggagtagaactgtttcagcagctcctgtggcaggttgaacttcctcagctggcaaaggaagtacaacctctgctgggcctttttaacaatggagtcaatgtgattgtcccacttcaagtcctgagaaattgtggtgcccaggaacctgaatgactccagcagagagcaggggggtttctcctgaagtccacgatcatctccacagtcTTGAGCGTGttaagctccaggttgttgagacagctctttaacctcctgtctgtagcagacaagcagactcgtcaccgtcctgaatgaggctgATGACTGTAgtgtcatatactgtatatatacttacataattttacaattaaataaggATATCTGAGATGATCAAAAGGagaatctatttatttttttattttattttttatatgccatggtcattgaaAGTTAATTTTCTGTTGAAGTATTGATGTTTTCCCCCAAAATTTTGtaaatatagattaatatttcgatatttatatttttataaatatttagatatttatatttttataaatatttcgatatttatatttttataaatatttcgatatttatatttttataaatatttagatatttatatttttataaatatttaatatttatatttaatatgtaaatatagacaaatttaatttagatttaatgactccaaaatgaaaaaaaagaaacacacacacacacacacacacatatatatatatataattaccaCATACATTGAAATCAGTGTATTCAAGTCACTGACTATATattatatgtctatatatttccttttaatttatttctgaataaCGGATCGGGACAAAAGAAAATGAGACACATTATCAACTGATAAATgtcttttgttttaaatgttttataaagcGTTATATGTAGTAAATAAAGTTACTTCTACTACTGACACTATTTACAGATTGGTTGTGTTTCACTGTTAATCCTCCTTAAGGATTATTCAGGATTCATTTTCTTGCGTAGAAGTGGGAAAAGACCACCAGCCCCTCAACCCCCACTCTTGTCTCACGTAAGCTGTTCATCTGACCTATTTCACAAGGAATTACCTGTGGGACAGTTCTACCACACTGTTTACAGTAATAAGTGTCTGTCACTTATTGCTAAAGTTAAAATGCTTATAACGTGGACTGTTGTATGAATCTGAACCTAGTGTTaagtttatttcatttactCTCACTGATGATCAAGTCAGATCAGAATAATCACTTAAATAGCGCCCTGTATGCATTTTCAGGCAACAGCTGCATTGTTTGCAGTCTTCCATGAAGAGCTTTTTATGGTGTGGAGTATTTCCCTGCAGCACAATTTAAACACACAGCTGTTCTGAAGAGCAGAAtcagtattttttagtttattatgaTAAACTGCACTGAAGAACTTTATATTCACTTGAAAATACTATAATATCACATATAACAGTGTCAAATGATAGATACGACGACAGATAGAACgttagatagaacgacagaacaatagatagatagatagatagatagatatagtttgtttcttcatgggaacagatttggagaaatttagcattaaataacttattcaccaatggatcctctgcagtgaatgggtgccgtcagaatgagagttcaaacggctgataaaaacatcacaataatccacaagtaatccacaccactccagtccatcagttaacatcttgtgaagttaCATCTCCTgcttgtttgtaagaaacaaatccatcattaatgcTTTTTAACTTCAGGCCATtacttctggctaaaatacgagtctataatccataataatgcttcttccagtgaaaaagtccatctcctgttgtcctctcacatcaaaatccacccacacaTTTGTTTAGATCTGTTTTAGGACTGTTTTTGCTGGtgaacggtgcttgatctgtgcatatttctctcctgattcagacttCTTTACTGGAGAAAGTGATATAATGGACTCACATTATAGAcaagtgcactgtaaaaaaaaaaagttgagccaaattaaaattttaaggcaacaagcttcagcagatttttgagttttctcaacttgtcattttaagtttatataaCAAAagtttgagaatctcccacaaaaataagttgagcaaactcaaaaatctgctgaagctggtaaaaaaattttttaaaattcgctcaactttttttttttttttacagtgtgatggtttgaagttaaaatgtctttgtatttgtttcttacaaagcttttcacttcacaagatattaattgatggactggagtggtgtggattacttgtggattattgtgatgtttttatcagccgtttgaactctcattctgacggcacccattcactgcagaggatccattggtgagcgagtactgctaaatttctccaaatctgttttgatgaagaaacaaacacatctacatcttagatggcccgaagggtgagtaaattttcagcaaatttgagATTTCAGgtaaactgttcctttaagaaagTTTTGAATTAGGCGTTTGAAACCAGAATCACTCctacagaaaagattaattttgtgttaCTGGATTTTGATTCAAACCCTTCCTTGTGTAGTTACTGACATGAAGTCCAATTTATCGCGGTCTTATCTATATCAGAAACTACAAAATTGCTGTAGGTTTATTTAAACGTACCGCCCTGTTTGTCCACGCGAGGCCGCTGTTTTTCCTCTTGCTCTGACAATGAGAGGCGGCAGCAGCGCAGCATCCCGCACCACACTGAAGGATGCTGGCAACCAtgtctgaaaacacacacacacatctacatATGGCTGACGAGGTGGAAACAGCGATGTAGCTTTGAAGATGCCATCCTTTTTCGTCTCTCGTTTTCTCTTCTTTACATTTTTGTGcggttttaaagggacagctaCCAAATCGATTCCTGAAAGGGAAGCTCTCGGTGAGTGGAGAATAAAGGGACGCATAGCGGGTTTGGGTGAGGGAGTGGTGGGCTATTTTATGCCCAAAACATCGAGCTAACGAGCCAAACGCTTCTGCAAAAAACGTATTATTTGTATGCATCGGTCTATAAGTGAAGAATGCATATTTTGAAACGCAGATTTTGAccaattttactgtaaatgcatcGAATGGCTTTAGGCAGGATTGCATTTTATTGAATATCGGCCTGTACAAATTCATCCCCAGTTTGGCATACTCAAGCTTTTTGGCTGCACGCAGAAGCAAACGTATAAGCTTAAGCAAAAGTATAAGCTCAGTTGTGCAAATCTGAGATTTACTGAGGCCCACTGACAGCTCAATATAAGTGTGCTTATTTATTACTTCAGCTGTCTACTATATGATTGCATGCTATTGTTTCAGAGTGAGCTGTGAATGCTATATGAGAGCTGcctcattttctttttatgagAACCATGCGGTTGTCTGTGTTCAAATCTTGTATATAcatttgatcatattttttgGTTAGAATCTTATGATCGACTTGTTATTTTTGAATCTAAACGTGTCAGAAGATGTTCTTGCCATGCATCTGGTCATGAACTTGTTTTATGTCTCTCAGAGGTGCAGGTGAGGGTCCAGGTGTTTGACAGTGGTGATCTTTCACCCCTGGCCAATGCTGCTATTGCTGTCCATGGTAACCAGACTCTGCTGGCACAAAGCAAAGTGGGGAGTGATGGCGTGCAGGTCGTCAGCTTCCTGTACCGCACGGGAACATGGGTAATCATTACAGCATCTCAGAGAGATTACCTCACCAGCTCAGTGCCATGGCACGCCAGCCGTTTACCCTGTGAGTAAACACTAATATGAACTGTGTAAATGGTGCATTATACAGAAGTTGCATCTTGTTCAGAATCAgacatttttcttcattttatgtcatttctttgttttcaatttttcaaaatcctAAAACTTTTAGTGTTTATTAACTGTTAGAAGTAACATTTAATAAACttcttcttttaaactttttctctctttcttttgaaAATCCTTTACCTAATTTGGTGTTTCCTGTCAAAAAGATCTGCCTTATCAAAAATTGCTCAttgtccgattttcaccaaatcttggattcaatctttttgtcaacttgatttctttcaattagcacaggttttgtttttcttgtaggcctcattgatctgagcttatgcatctcagtttttgagtgaacaatTATACACTGTGTGAGCAAAGAcagtgaaagtgaaaaagaaagtgaaaagtgaagttaatgttaatgttaacagtaagttaaaatgaatttttaggAGAAAGAAAATCCTCTCCAGATCAAAATGACCAAAACACAACATGAGGGttaattaatagaaaaaaagatcCAGACTTTCTCAGACTTTTTATACTACACTGTCTACCATTTCTGATACAAGTGAAGTTTATAATGACATACTTTAACATGCTGTTCACTATGACATAACAGACATTTatgcttattttaatttactgcCTTTTTAATACATCTCTATTTCTCTCTGTTAGTATATGCCTCTGTCAGTCTTTACCTGATGGCCCAGAAGCCTGGCACACTGATCCTATATGATGATGTTATCCAGGTGTTTCATGGATCCCCAAGTAAGAAAATATCAAAGACCTTTAAAACAgctttatatacatacattcacacacacgATTATCACAACATTAAGAAATTATAAGATTATTACTGAATACTGTGGGTgtaaaaaaaagtgacaaagtTGCATATGCATGTCcatatcaatattttttttcccctttcagCTTATGTCGACCTGACACTTCGGTTTTTTGCAGCTGTCACCATAGCAACAGCAGAaatattctatttctatttcagaatCCTTTGGCATCTGAATCTGCTATCTAATTGCTCTAATTCTACTGTAATGATAGGGCGTTTATTGCGGCGTAAAGGCATCTATTGTAAGGTTATCAGTGATGCGCCTCGGAGAGGCttacatttcagaaaataatgaaacaaagGAAGTGAATTGCCTAAGTGGCAACCCAGCTACATAGCGCAATCATTACAttgcatttagtcatttagcagacacttttattaaAAGCAAAGAtgtcccacacacacacattggaaACTGGCATAAAGACATTTCTATTCCAGAATACACTACTTGGTTCCCAGGCTTTATTcggttaaaatattaaaatatcagaaTAATTTTGGTATCCACAAAATGTtgcatattcaaataaaacatgACGAACATTTTGATCTGGACTGTTTTGGCAATTAATGCACGATTCTATGTGTCTTCAAAGGTTccaaataatgagaaatgcataaataaatatccACCACAAATACCTTTGATTTTCCAAGAAACACATTTATGCATATTTGATTAACTGAATTTAATTATATAGCATATTAGTTAATGTCTATTAAAAAAAGTACTATAGTAATGTTTCTTACCAGTCATTGCACTTAATTTCGCTGTTTTAACCTTCAGGTGGGCGGAGCCAGCCATGGCTGCAGGTTCCAAGGCGGAGCCTACAGTTTAACTCCTCCTACACAGAACTGACTGCAGTTTTAACAACAGCCAGAGAGCAGAATGAAATTAACTCATTCCCTTACCCACTCGCTCTGGAACCAAACAACACAGGTACGAAAAACACTAGAGTcattctatataaaaaaatttaaatatttgaaccaTAATAAATGctccataaaaaaacaaaaaactaaatataagaGAGACTTGCTGTATGAAATATAGCTATAGATAATACAGTGTATTTAAAACGGTGTAACTGCTTTAAGGAGGAGAAAATGGCTGGACGGACCTGACAACAATAGCAGCAGTCAGTGCACAACTGTTTGACCGCGAGGGTCGAGCGGTTGAGGTCAACGAAcatgttcacatctctgtgccACTGCCTTCTGATACCCCCATACGATCTGCCACCAGCATACCCGTATGGATGTACGACACCAAGACAGGTACGCACAACCATGCTTTAGGCACCTGAAAGATGTGCTTGTATTTAGCAAAAAGTAGTGTGTTTAACTGTGTAAAATATTGTCCCATCTGTGATAATGGATGTGCCAAGAACAGCCCGGTTAAGGCCAGTCAATGCTAGCTCCTCTTTTTGGAAATAATGCCATGCATTTGTTCTCTAGGATTATGGGTACGAAACGGAACAGGATTTATCACTCGAGAGGGATCGCAGCTCACGTGGGACTTCACTGCCTCCCAGCTTGGCTACTGGATTGCAGCTTTCCGTTCTTCAACAGGTAACATACTCAAATGCAATTACACTGGTACATGTCACAATATACACACTTGTACCTTGactcaaacacaaaaacatgcagaCAAATGCTGATCATGCTTTGTATTTGCACACTAGGCTCAGGTTTGTCTCATCCAGGCCTGAGAGACATCACTGCCTACCACACCTTCTTCCTCCTGTCCATCTTGGGATCTCTTGCTTTGCTTGTACTAGTTTTGCTCTGTGTCCTACTTTATTATTGCAGGTGTGTACTAGTTCGTCTGAATTATGTGTAATTAAATGCATCATCGGCTCACTGGAAAATGTGCCTCTAATTTGAACGTGCTTTTTGATGtgaacatttcactttgaaaggtGTTCGAAATGTGCAAGAAACAACATACCGTTTTGATATAATTTCACCGCAGGCATGTTTTCCCACTGAGCTTGGCTTGATTGCAAGATATATTTCACAAGATTACAACAAAGGACTGTTTCTGACTATCTGAGAGTGCTTTTCCTAAATGTCAACATCTGTTTTCTAGACGAAGATGCCTGAAGCCCCGACGACAGCAGAAACAGGTTCAAGCTCCATCTACTTTGAACGGATCCAAGCGGGACCAAGGAACCTCCATGTCCCACTTAAACCTCATCTGTGGTGGCCATGTTGAATCTGCTGCCTCCAATGGCAACATGGACGCCAACAAATCCGAGGGATCCCCATCCCATGCCTTCAAGAGTGCTCGGGATGAGTTTACCAGGCACATTCCTGCCCACAAGCTTCGGCATTCCTCTAAGACCAAGCAGTCTAAAGGAGCCCAAAAGAATGCAGAGAGTTTCCCCATGAAGGTACATCGATCCACGGATACGAGCAATCTGGATAGCAATCTTCTACATGATGACTACGGACGCAACTACAGCCCTGACGACAAGGATCACGACTATCGCCGGAGGCACGTTGTCAATGATAACCGTGGCTACACATCCGACCCGCCTTCTCCACCAATTGTCGACAAGCCACCGGAGTATTCACAGGTTTTGCAAGGGCCGGATCACCTCGCTCGTCCAACATCGCTCAACACACAACCAGGTCAAATTATATTCTGCAGCTCACTAGATCAGATGAAGGAGAACATGTACCGTTCTATGGTACCAACTCTTGTGATCCCGGCCCACTACATGAGGCTTTCGTCCGAGTTTGGTGCCACAGATCAGGGTAAAGATGGGGCAAACCAAGCAGACCGGGATGGACAGAGTTCGCAAGGTAACAACAGTGGGATTCAAGGCCAAAACCAAACCCCTGGTTCAGGCCATGCAGAAGCCCAGCAAGGTGATTCTCCAGCAGGCTCCGATGAGAGTGTTTGGCCCTCTGGTGGAACACCGGCACCGGTTCACATCCCTGTTTTGTTCAATGACTCCACCATCTCCCAGATGAACGGGGAGCTGCAAGCACTCACGGAGAAGAAGCTTCTGGAACTGGGGGTGAAGCAACACCCTCGTGCCTGGTTCATATCGCTCGACGGACGCGCCAACGCTCACGTGCGCCACTCGTACATAGATGTAGGTGCCGATCTCAGCCACAGTGGAACACATAGTGGAAACCACAGCGCCCAAAGCACGTTGAGCGCCCCTGCTGGGAGTAGTAAGGACCGAAACGTAGACACAAGTCTCCAAGACACCCAACATGAGCGCAAGTCCATATCCAATCGCAAGAACAAAGAGGAGCACCACGGAAGCGGGCGCAAAGGCCATGGAGGAAGCAGCTCCAGCAGTACAAGGGGCGGGAAACACTACTCCAAACCAACCTACCATGACCCTCTGGACCTAAGTGGAGGAGTGAGCCGCATGGGAGCCAGTTCGCCATTGGAAAACCCATTGACCCCTCTTTTGGATGACGGTCCTGAGGAACCAAGGGGGTCTTCAATGCCGAGAAGGGGTCGAAGCCGGGGGAACAGCTCACGTAGTAGCAACAGCGAAAATCAGCATGACTCCGTCACCAGCCCGGAAGACGACAACGACCTGGATGACAAGGATGAGAACAAGAAGAGTCCCTGGCAGCGCATTGAAGAGCGCCCCCTAATGGTGTTTCATGCCAAGAAGTAGAGTGAGAAATCAATCCCAGCAGCTGCCTTGAATAAGTGGACTAACTAGAGATGTGTTCAAATTGATAATGACTCTGAAAGTTTTACAAACGTCACCCAATGATATTTTCACGGATCGACTGTTTGTGTCGTTATAATTTGATAGATGTTTCCAAAATGATTGTTGTGCCACTGGATTTTTTTGTCTCTCTTTGACAACATACTTTCACTGATCAATTTGAATGCATCTCAGGGGTCAAAGAACATTTGGTGGCATCATACCATCTTAGTGTTTTGCACACCAAGAATCACATTCAATTCAAGACTAGTTATAGTAAAAAGTATGCCACTGCAGATGGAGGAACACAAGATACCAAACAACAGGGCGAGTGCATTAAAATAAAGCACAACACAACATGCTGGTCTAAAACAGGAAGACTTTATCTTACAGTCCACAAAGAATTTATCTTACAGTCCTTCTATTTCCAAACCAATCAGACTCATACAAACAATTGCATCCATAAGTAACCGAGTACCTTTTCACTCTCAATGGCTTGGTGATAGACTTTTTCAGTGGATGGCTTTCGCTAAAACTTG
This region includes:
- the LOC131532979 gene encoding protein FAM171A2 isoform X1, with the protein product MPSFFVSRFLFFTFLCGFKGTATKSIPEREALEVQVRVQVFDSGDLSPLANAAIAVHGNQTLLAQSKVGSDGVQVVSFLYRTGTWVIITASQRDYLTSSVPWHASRLPLYASVSLYLMAQKPGTLILYDDVIQVFHGSPSGRSQPWLQVPRRSLQFNSSYTELTAVLTTAREQNEINSFPYPLALEPNNTGGENGWTDLTTIAAVSAQLFDREGRAVEVNEHVHISVPLPSDTPIRSATSIPVWMYDTKTGLWVRNGTGFITREGSQLTWDFTASQLGYWIAAFRSSTGSGLSHPGLRDITAYHTFFLLSILGSLALLVLVLLCVLLYYCRRRCLKPRRQQKQVQAPSTLNGSKRDQGTSMSHLNLICGGHVESAASNGNMDANKSEGSPSHAFKSARDEFTRHIPAHKLRHSSKTKQSKGAQKNAESFPMKVHRSTDTSNLDSNLLHDDYGRNYSPDDKDHDYRRRHVVNDNRGYTSDPPSPPIVDKPPEYSQVLQGPDHLARPTSLNTQPGQIIFCSSLDQMKENMYRSMVPTLVIPAHYMRLSSEFGATDQGKDGANQADRDGQSSQGNNSGIQGQNQTPGSGHAEAQQGDSPAGSDESVWPSGGTPAPVHIPVLFNDSTISQMNGELQALTEKKLLELGVKQHPRAWFISLDGRANAHVRHSYIDVGADLSHSGTHSGNHSAQSTLSAPAGSSKDRNVDTSLQDTQHERKSISNRKNKEEHHGSGRKGHGGSSSSSTRGGKHYSKPTYHDPLDLSGGVSRMGASSPLENPLTPLLDDGPEEPRGSSMPRRGRSRGNSSRSSNSENQHDSVTSPEDDNDLDDKDENKKSPWQRIEERPLMVFHAKK
- the LOC131532979 gene encoding protein FAM171A2 isoform X2, giving the protein MAQKPGTLILYDDVIQVFHGSPSGRSQPWLQVPRRSLQFNSSYTELTAVLTTAREQNEINSFPYPLALEPNNTGGENGWTDLTTIAAVSAQLFDREGRAVEVNEHVHISVPLPSDTPIRSATSIPVWMYDTKTGLWVRNGTGFITREGSQLTWDFTASQLGYWIAAFRSSTGSGLSHPGLRDITAYHTFFLLSILGSLALLVLVLLCVLLYYCRRRCLKPRRQQKQVQAPSTLNGSKRDQGTSMSHLNLICGGHVESAASNGNMDANKSEGSPSHAFKSARDEFTRHIPAHKLRHSSKTKQSKGAQKNAESFPMKVHRSTDTSNLDSNLLHDDYGRNYSPDDKDHDYRRRHVVNDNRGYTSDPPSPPIVDKPPEYSQVLQGPDHLARPTSLNTQPGQIIFCSSLDQMKENMYRSMVPTLVIPAHYMRLSSEFGATDQGKDGANQADRDGQSSQGNNSGIQGQNQTPGSGHAEAQQGDSPAGSDESVWPSGGTPAPVHIPVLFNDSTISQMNGELQALTEKKLLELGVKQHPRAWFISLDGRANAHVRHSYIDVGADLSHSGTHSGNHSAQSTLSAPAGSSKDRNVDTSLQDTQHERKSISNRKNKEEHHGSGRKGHGGSSSSSTRGGKHYSKPTYHDPLDLSGGVSRMGASSPLENPLTPLLDDGPEEPRGSSMPRRGRSRGNSSRSSNSENQHDSVTSPEDDNDLDDKDENKKSPWQRIEERPLMVFHAKK